DNA sequence from the Dehalococcoidales bacterium genome:
AGTGTACTTCCTCCTGGACTTTACCCTAACCTGCTGCATGAAGCCTCTTGTTTCATGGGTTCTGGCCTCGGCAGCATCAGCTTTACCTTCGATTTTCTGGGACACATTAGCTCCTTTCTTTATTGAGGTTAGTCTACTACCTCACACGGAGCTTACACCACCCCCACAACTGTACGGTTTTCGTAACCCCTTTTGTGTCCCATTATCGCTGACGGTCTACACTCGTTACTAGTCTCGATTGTCCGGACGGCGACATATGCAAGTAACAAGGTAGCGAGTGCGGTTATTGCGGTAAATAGAGTAGCTGATTTCTCTACTACTTCGGGGAAAAATGGAAATCGGCCTGGTAAGTAGAAGGCTAAAATAATGAAGACCGATGCTCTATCCACTGAGCTATAGGCGCTTGCCCTAGTATAGGCACGATAGGGCCGGCCAGTCAAACGACCGCGACAGAACTGCCGGCAACTTTGCCGTGCTTAGTGCGGTCTGCTACTATTGATTGAGATGGTGCAGGAACAGCATCGATACTGAAAGGGGGGCTTCCCATAGAGGGACCATGAAAATTGACATATCTTTCCTCGGTGCGGCTCAGAATGTTACGGGCTCGTGTTTTCTGGTTGAGACTAACGGCGTCAGATTACTGGTCGACTGCGGGATTTATCAGGAGCGAGAATTCATACACCGCAACTGGGATAGTTTCCCTTTTTCGCCCGACGCCCTGGATGCAGTCCTCCTAACGCATGCCCATCTTGACCATTGCGGGCTACTGCCCAAGCTGGTCCGCGAGGGATTCAATGGTCCGATATACTGTACGGCTGCCACCGCAGATATCGCTAAAATAATACTCATGGATTCGGCAAGGATACAGGAGGAAGATGCTGAGTTCAAGGTAAGGAGGCATCGTCGTGAGGGAAGGCGTGGCGCACATCCTGAAGTCCCGTTGTATACCACTGATGATGCCAGTGCGGTTTTCCCTCTCTTCTCTCACGTGGAATACGGGGAGGAGGTAGAAGTGGGCGAAGGCGTTGAGGCTGTGTTCCGCGATGCCGGACATGTTCTGGGTTCGGCGATGATAAAGGTCAGGGTAAAGGATAACCGGGAGGAGAGGACGATTCTCTTCTCAGGAGACGTCGGCAGGCATGACCGGCCCATACTGCGAGACCCCACTACCTTTGAGGACGCGGACTACGTACTCGTTGAGTCCACATATGGTAACCGACTCCTGCCCGATGCAGAACACACCAACGACGAATTGTCCGAGGTGATAAACTCGACGGTGGATGCCGGAGGCAATATCGTTATTCCCAGCTTCGCCCTGGAAAGGGCACAGGAAGTGCTGTATTGTCTGAACGAGCTCTTGCTGGAGAACCATGTACCGCATCTGTTGACTTTCGTCGATAGCCCGATGGCAATCCGCATTACGGAGGTATTCGAACGTCATCCGGGGCTGTTCGACGAGGAAATGCTGGCGCTGCTGCGCAAGGGGGAATCGCCCTTTGACCTGCCAGGCCTGACACTGGTGAGAACAGTAGGTGAATCCAAAGCGATAAACCGTGTAAAAGGCAGTGTGGTGGTCATTGCCGGCTCCGGCATGTGTACTGGCGGCAGGATAAAACACCATCTGGTAACCAATATCTCCCGGGCAGAGAGCACTGTGCTCTTTGTCGGATACCAGGCTAAAGGGACTCTGGGAAGACGTATAACTGACGGCGCCAGGAGGGTCAGAATACTGGGGAGGCACTATCCTGTCCAGGCGAGAATAACCCGGCTAAACGGCTTTTCCGCACATGCCGACCGGGACCAGCTCTTCAGATGGCTGTCCGTGTTGAAGAGAGCACCCCGGCAGGTATTCGTTGTCCATGGTGAAAAAGAAGCGGCCCATGACTTTGCTCATTTCCTGAAACAGGAGACAGG
Encoded proteins:
- a CDS encoding MBL fold metallo-hydrolase, coding for MKIDISFLGAAQNVTGSCFLVETNGVRLLVDCGIYQEREFIHRNWDSFPFSPDALDAVLLTHAHLDHCGLLPKLVREGFNGPIYCTAATADIAKIILMDSARIQEEDAEFKVRRHRREGRRGAHPEVPLYTTDDASAVFPLFSHVEYGEEVEVGEGVEAVFRDAGHVLGSAMIKVRVKDNREERTILFSGDVGRHDRPILRDPTTFEDADYVLVESTYGNRLLPDAEHTNDELSEVINSTVDAGGNIVIPSFALERAQEVLYCLNELLLENHVPHLLTFVDSPMAIRITEVFERHPGLFDEEMLALLRKGESPFDLPGLTLVRTVGESKAINRVKGSVVVIAGSGMCTGGRIKHHLVTNISRAESTVLFVGYQAKGTLGRRITDGARRVRILGRHYPVQARITRLNGFSAHADRDQLFRWLSVLKRAPRQVFVVHGEKEAAHDFAHFLKQETGWETSVPGYRDKVVLE